The proteins below are encoded in one region of Hordeum vulgare subsp. vulgare chromosome 3H, MorexV3_pseudomolecules_assembly, whole genome shotgun sequence:
- the LOC123440288 gene encoding PLASMODESMATA CALLOSE-BINDING PROTEIN 3-like: MVGKSGKEERRGKDVGQPAADIKHIAGGKLTTHYFSGVRSAATPHTPHQQPASHRRRTLDPSQPAEQSAGALARTSTNAPPIVVMMASPAFLLLLLLAASIGGSEADWCVCRPDANETALQETLDYACGQGADCAPVGTGGSCHSPDSVAAHCSYAVNSYYQRNSQTKGATCDFGGTATLSSADPSSGTCKYPASASAAGTSTGNGTATGSGAGTGTSPSSPGSTNPATPGMGGSFTTPIGSASGPTASIIGPESSGVAAAAAAFAGVRGLFGVAVASVLAF, from the exons ATGGTCGGAAAGAGCggaaaggaggagaggagaggaaaaGACGTTGGCCAGCCGGCTGCCGATATAAAGCATATAGCCGGAGGAAAGCTCACGACGCACTACTTCTCTGGCGTACGTAGCGCGGCCACACCACACACACCACACCAGCAGCCAGCCAGCCATCGTCGTCGAACGCTCGACCCGAGCCAGCCAGCGGAGCAGAGCGCGGGCGCACTAGCTCGGACCTCGACGAACGCTCCGCCGATCGTTGTTATGATGGCGAGTCCGGCGTTCTTGCTGCTGCTCTTGCTGGCTGCGTCCATCGGGGGATCAG AGGCGGACTGGTGCGTGTGCAGGCCGGACGCGAACGAGACGGCGCTGCAGGAGACGCTGGACTACGCGTGCGGGCAGGGGGCGGACTGCGCGCCGGTGGGCACGGGAGGGAGCTGCCACAGCCCCGACTCCGTGGCGGCGCACTGCTCCTACGCCGTCAACAGCTACTACCAGCGGAACAGCCAGACCAAGGGCGCCACCTGCGACTTCGGCGGCACCGCCACCCTCTCCTCCGCCGACCCCA GCTCCGGAACCTGCAAGTACCCTGCAAGCGCAAG TGCTGCAGGGACGAGCACCGGGAACGGCACGGCAACAGGCTCTGGCGCTGGCACGGGCACCAGCCCTTCTTCGCCCGGCTCGACAAACCCAGCTACGCCCGGCATGGGAGGGAGCTTCACCACGCCGATCGGCAGCGCGTCCGGCCCTACGGCGAGCATCATAGGCCCCGAGAGCAGCGGCGTCGCTGCCGCCGCGGCCGCTTTTGCTGGCGTCCGCGGCCTCTTCGGCGTTGCCGTCGCCTCCGTCCTCGCTTTCTAA